Proteins co-encoded in one Chrysemys picta bellii isolate R12L10 chromosome 13, ASM1138683v2, whole genome shotgun sequence genomic window:
- the LOC135975381 gene encoding uncharacterized protein LOC135975381 isoform X1 — translation MQSSPAVMAVQSGNRKRAPAWTDREVLDLIAVWGDESVLSELRSKRRNAKIYEKISKDMAERGYSRDATQCRVKIKELRQGYQKTKEANGRSGSHPQTSRFYEALHSILGAAATTTPPVTVDSEDGILSTAGSSDMLGDGEDEEGDEEGEAVGSSHNADFPDSQDLFITLTEIPYEASPAITPDTESGEGSATPSATVSQPSLESHSQRLARIRRRKKRTWEDMFSELMASSQAQAAQQTQWRENLTRMHQANMDREERWRQEDQQATQTLLGLLREQTDTLRRLVDVLQERRQEDRAPLQSISNRPPPPPSPIPTSPKVQRRRGGRVPANSHSTPAESSSSRRLSFPKI, via the exons atgcagagctctccagcagtgatggccgtgcagtctgggaatagaaagagagccccagcatggactgatcgtgaagtcttggatctcatcgctgtgtggggcgatgagtccgtgctttccgagctgcgatccaaaagaaggaatgcaaagatctacgagaagatctctaaagacatggcagagagaggatacagccgggatgcaacgcagtgccgcgtgaaaatcaaggagctgagacaaggctaccagaagaccaaagaggcaaacggacgctccggatcccatccccagacatcccgtttctacgaggcactgcattccatcctcggtgctgccgccaccactaccccaccagtgaccgtggactctgaggatgggatactgtccacggccggttcctcagacatgttaggggacggggaagatgaggaaggagatgaggagggcgaggcagttggcagctctcacaacgctgatttccccgacagccaggatctcttcatcacccttacagagatcccctacgaagcgtccccagccattaccccggacacagaatctggtgaaggatcagcca ccccgtctgcgactgtctcacaacctagcctggaatcacactcccagaggctagcgcggattaggcgtaggaagaagaggacatgggaggacatgttctctgagcttatggcctcttcccaagcccaggcagcacagcagacccagtggcgggagaacttgacccgaatgcaccaagccaacatggatcgggaggagaggtggcggcaggaagaccagcaggcgactcaaacgctgcttggactactgagggagcaaacggacacgctccggcgccttgtggatgttctgcaggaacggaggcaggaggacagagccccgctgcagtccatctctaaccgccctcccccgccaccaagtcccatacccacctcacccaaagtgcaaagaaggagaggcggcagagtccctgctaactctcactccacccctgcagagagctctagtagcagaaggctctcatttcccaaaatttga
- the LOC135975381 gene encoding myb/SANT-like DNA-binding domain-containing protein 2 isoform X2: MQSSPAVMAVQSGNRKRAPAWTDREVLDLIAVWGDESVLSELRSKRRNAKIYEKISKDMAERGYSRDATQCRVKIKELRQGYQKTKEANGRSGSHPQTSRFYEALHSILGAAATTTPPVTVDSEDGILSTAGSSDMLGDGEDEEGDEEGEAVGSSHNADFPDSQDLFITLTEIPYEASPAITPDTESGEGSATTVKCGLYVRG, from the exons atgcagagctctccagcagtgatggccgtgcagtctgggaatagaaagagagccccagcatggactgatcgtgaagtcttggatctcatcgctgtgtggggcgatgagtccgtgctttccgagctgcgatccaaaagaaggaatgcaaagatctacgagaagatctctaaagacatggcagagagaggatacagccgggatgcaacgcagtgccgcgtgaaaatcaaggagctgagacaaggctaccagaagaccaaagaggcaaacggacgctccggatcccatccccagacatcccgtttctacgaggcactgcattccatcctcggtgctgccgccaccactaccccaccagtgaccgtggactctgaggatgggatactgtccacggccggttcctcagacatgttaggggacggggaagatgaggaaggagatgaggagggcgaggcagttggcagctctcacaacgctgatttccccgacagccaggatctcttcatcacccttacagagatcccctacgaagcgtccccagccattaccccggacacagaatctggtgaaggatcagcca ctacagtaaaatgcggtctatatgtgcggggatag